taaatgaaatttactgcgtcAACCTCGCTGCACCCCCAAAACGTGAACTCCCTCTGTTCTCCATCATCAATTCATTCTTGCTTCTTCAGTTCATTCTGTGCAGTGGTCCCTCTCGTCCTTCAGCCCTTCATTCTCTGCATCCTTCAGCCTTTCATTCTCTGCAGTGCTTCAGCCCTTCATTCTTTGCAGTGTGGTCCCTCGTATCTTTGCTCGTTCGTGGTGGTCCCTGGAGGTTTGTATCCTCATTTCTTTATTCATGCTGTTTTGTTTATTCTGTCACACTATTGATTATTATTGTGATTGAAGGTTCATTCTTTGAAGGAAGTTCTTCTAAGTAACTACGTTAGCTCGTCGAAGTGGTATTTCCGTCAGTCAGGTTAGCCTTCATACCAGcataagttttttaaattgaatttgtttGAAGGCATTGTTTGGGATTCAAAATGTATGGGAAACGGAATacggaatccgtttcatacagtatgaaacggattctgtattccgtttcataaaaaaatttgcaaatttttttatgaaacggaatacagaatccgtttcatactgtatgaaacggattctgtattccgtttcaaaaaaaatttttttttatgaaacggaatacagaatccgtttcatacagtatgaaacggattctgtattccgtttcacaaaaaaaattgcaaatttttttgaaacggaatacagaatccgtttcatacagtatgaaacggattctgtattccgtttcataaaaaaatttgcaaatttttttatgaaacggagtacagaatccgtttcatacagttttgaaacggattttgtattccgtttataaaaaaatttgctaatttttttaaaagcggagtacagaatccgtttcatacattTTTGAAATGGATTCTGTGTTTcgtataaattatgattttcgTTATCATTGCATATGTATAATAACTTATTTCGTTGAAATTTCTGCTCCTTATTATGTTATGGATGTTTTGTCCAACACATGAAACACTTGAAGTCCACACACTTGAACATGAAAGAGaaaccaaaattttgtttttctaaacgGATTACATAATCCGTGTGTTAAAGATGTGAAACGGAATACCTATTCCGTTTCAAGGTATTCCGTTTGATTTTGTGTGTTGGTTTGTATATTGTGTTATTGGTGAATTTTTAATCTGAGTCTGTGTGATTGGTGAATTTTCTAACTTAAATTATGCAATGAATATGAACATGcaattagttttcaatttttgaatatGAACATGcaattagttttcaatttttgatacGTGTTATATTCAGTCGTTTTCTGTGATACGTGTTGCATTCTTTATGCATTTAGATAGgttatttacttattaaaatttctttttttattatagttcatTATGGAAGAgcatgaatttagttatttgagtttcttggattctcaagcgGATTCTCAACAAAATTGTAGTCTCCTGTCAgagttttctgattttgttcatGATATCTGCGAACAAGATTATACATCTCATTTTACAACCGATGATATTTTCTCAACACGTGAAGAATTAATTAAATGGGTTAGAGGGGTTGCTTATAATCTTGGGTTTGTCGTTATTATTCTAAGATCGGATAAATACAATGGACAaccaggaagaaagacccatgtattattaggttgtgaaagaggtggaaaatatagaaaatacaagTCTGATGCAGAACCCAGTTTATCTGGgacaagaaaatgtgattgtccCTTTAGATTGAGAGGGAGACCCATCTCTCAAGGGGAGGGATGGGTGTTGAACGTAAAATGTGGTTACCATAATCACGATGTCTCTTCTACTCTAGTTGGTCACCCCTATGCGGGTAGGTTGAAGTCTACTGAACAGTCGTTGCTTGTTGATATGACCAAAAGTCAAGTCAAACCTGCAAATATACTTCTcactttgaaagaaaaagatgattgtAATGTTACAACTCTGAAGCAAGTGTATAATGCGAGATATAGGTACAAACGTTCAATAAGAGGTTCAAGAACTGAGTTACAACAGTTAATGTTGATGTTGGAACGTGATCACTACATCCATTTTAGTAGATGTCTTGATGAATCTGATGTGGTAAGCGATTTGTTCTGGACCCATCCTGATGCTGTGAAGTTGTTAAATTCATTCAACATTGTGTTCTTAATGGATAGTACCtataaaaccaacaaatatcGGTTGCCATTACTTGAGATTGTTGGTGTGACCTCAACGGGATTAACTTTCTCGGCCGCTTTTGCATTTTTATCTAGTGAAAAGCAAAACAATTTCATTTGGGCTCTTGAAAGGCTAAGAGGTCTATTTATGACGTCCGAGGGTGGTCCACAAGTCATTGTAACTGATAGGGATCTTGCTCTAATGAATGTTGTTGGCATGGTGTTCCCTCAGTGTTATCATCTTCTATGCCGTTTCcacattcaaaaaaatgtgcagGCAAAGTGCAAAATGTTAGTAAATTCTGTTGACGCATGGGATGTTGTACTTCAAGCCTGGGAGAATGTCATGGACtgtgaagatgaattaaagttCAACGAGTGTGTTCATCGTCTTGAGCTTGTTAGCCAGCCATGGCCTATATTCTTTGAATATGTTAACGACTCGTGGATCATTCCTTATAAGAAATTCTTTGTGAAGGCATGGACGAACAAAGTTATGCATTTGGGGAATACAACATCAAACAGGTATGTTTGTATTttgctattaattaaattttttttattaatggtttaTATGATTTCCTTGTATAAATTGTACTAGGGTTGAGTCTGCTCACTGGAGTCTGAAGAAAGTTCTTGGAAGTAGTATGGGAGACCTTTGTTCGTGTTGGGATGGAATTCACAACGTTATTATCTTGCAACACAACGAAATTAAGGCGTCTTTTGAAAGAAGTATAAATCTGATCAGTGACTCTTACAAGGCATTGAGTTATAGAAGATTAGTGGGTAATATTTCTAGATGTGCCTTAGAACTCCTTGCTCCAGAGTTGGAAAGAGTAAAGAAGATTGGATTCGATAGTAGTCGTTGTGGCTGCATTCTCAGACAAACTTATGGTCTACCATGTGCGTGTGAATTAGCATGATATGATCCTGGGATTATTCCTCTCCAAGAAATTCATGTCATGTGGACTAGGTTGAGCTTCTCCAATGTCTCGTCTTCACAATCTGAAGGGCAATTATCTATTCAGAGGGAGGTTGATCTACTGcttaatcttttcaaagaagttgATATTGCAGGAAAAGTgaccataaaacataaattacttgaCATAGTTAGCCCTTCCATGACATCGATGTTACCACCACCGAGTAAAGTTAAGACGAAAGGTGCAGCTAAGAGTCATAGATCAAAGAAGTCAACCAAACGTGATCCCTCCTATTTTGAGCATGTGGACGCCTTCATAGAGTCCTCAAGACAAGACACATTTGTtgcaaaaacagaaaacaaggTGAAGAGCAAACGTGTAATTGAAGAGAAAGTAATACCCATGCTAGAACAGTTCAATCCTGTTTTTCATCCATATATACTCGATGTTGTCGATGTTGTGGCGGACGGTCATTGTGGATATAGATGCATTGCTGCATTGTTGGGTATGGGTGAGGAGTCGTGGCCTCTAATCAGACATGATCTATACAAAGAACTTAGCCAATGGCGAGATGAATATGCAACGTTAGTTGGAGGCTATGATCGTCTGGAAGAACTGAGAAAGTCTTTGCTAGTTCAATCACCATCAGGGGTATAACTTCTATACACCActgttgaaatttatttattacaagttttttatgattttgttttattataatctaattaattatatacaggCTAATCGAGACAAGTGGATGACTATACCAGACATTGGGTATGCGATTGCTAATCGGTATAATGTAATTCTCGTGTGCTTGTCATCAGTTCAGAATTTGACTATATTCCCACTTCGTACATCCCCACCTACTTCGCAAAGTCAACATCGACTAATTTGTATCGGACATGTTTACAATTCTCATTTTGTTCaggtatatatgtttatatatatatatatatatatatatatatatatatatatatatatatatatatattatttttataaataactttatttctCTATTGACTAATTGCGTATTTACAGGTTCGTCTACAAGAAGGCTGTCCATTACCGACAGTGGATATCATATCATCTAGCAATTGTTACCCAAAGGCAAAAGGGTGGGCATCATTTTATAGAGATAGGATGCAAGCATTCCTAGATTTACACATAGTGGATCGTAGTTATGTAGATCTCATGGAAGACTGATATTTGTTGATTGTATTTAAGTATTTCACTGTTGtagtttgtaataattttaccaatatataaaattctaactCCTTTGGCCAAGGGACGAATATATTTTGGCCTCATTGCTAacattaaataacttaatataaaataccATATATAGATGAAATATCTTAACATAAAATCCAATACAAATGTCAACTCTAacatcaaatacaaataaatcaaCTATCCAGACGTAGATGGTCGTCGACCTCGAACTCTACGTCCTCCTCTAGTCTCTTCCTCTTCAAGTCCATCTTGAGCCATCTGCAATAACTCATGAGTGCGATCCCAGGCAACTGTGCCCTCAGTAACATCTCTGCAGTCTATCATGCGCTGAAGACCACCTACAATGCGTTTCACGAGACCCTGTCATAATAACAagttaatgtcaaatattaatagttactaataatattaacaacTAAATGTGTGACATACCAATAAACCACTGGAAGATGATGACGGTGACGTCCTCTGAACTGTTATGTCATCTGGCAAATTCCGACGAAGTCGGGGCACAAGCACAAGGCTAGGTCGGTCGGCCTCAGCTCCACGTAAAATGTATGGATGGGAGACTCTCCTAAACCACTGCAAATATCCATCCGAACATGAAAAGGGAGCTGGTGCTTGGACCACTTGATGTACAACAAACTGCTCGTGCTTTTTCCACCGATCATCAATAGCCTCAAAGTCCATCATGGGAACCGAACTAGGCGGTCGTGGAATAGGCTGGATGAACCCAAATTGTCGCAACACACGCTCAGGCAAATGACGTTGTACGACGGTCCCAACCCTCAGGAAGCCAGAAAACATGCTATGTGTTACCAGTTGTCGTGCAGCTCTGTGTGCTACATATGGGTTCCAAATCATCCCATCATATGTCAAGCCATCCAACTGGACTCTAACATCAGCTATAGCGGAAATGGCGCGTCCAGTGACATAACGTAGAGCACGGGGTTCGGTCTCCACATATGTATCCCGTACTTGCTTCCTTCCCAATGTAGGGAAGTGCTCGTATATCCAAGCctgtatcaaataatatttcatttaaccattatcatataaaactaaaaacaagtgaaataaaaaataaaatgttatataaatgggTACCTGCAGAAGAGGTAGATATCCAGCTAATTGCTTTGTATTTGCAAAGCTGGCATCTCCTAGCTGCTCATATAAGTGGACAAGAGCAGCAACTCCCCAACCATATGTACGACATGTGGAAAGATCTCTAAATAGGTCCAGATAATGTGTACGAACATACGTGGCGCTTTTGTTAGCAAATATGGTGCACCCTACAAGGTGCAAAAGATATGCACGTGCAGCAAACTCCCATAGCTCGTTTTCACAACAGCTGTGATACAAGTCTCTCAACCAGCTCAGTCGGACCTGTGCACCCCGACTTTGATTCAGCTCCACACATGCCATGGCCCGGTCAACACCGAGAAGTGTCGTCAAAATCTGAACAGAATCTTCATATTCCAGATTTTCAATGGAGCAAAAGTTTCCACTGATGGAAAGATGGAGAAGTGACGATACGTCATCCAAAGTGATAGTCATCTCCCCAATGGGTAAATGAAAACTGTTAGTCTCGGGATGCCATCTCTCCACGAAACCCAATACTAACCCAAGGTCgatatattcatataatatgTCGCACAAAGGCGATAATCCCGAAGCTAACACAAAAGGTGCAACAGCAGGGTGAGGACGTCataatttcttaacttttttaatatgggAGACCACTTTCACAACTCGATCCTATCAGAAGaaacaaacaacaataaaaatacttaacaacaacaaaaaattaaacctatataAAAACTTCTTACTCACCTGGCCATCCCATATCATGCGTGCAACATGATCCTGGTACTACGTCAATAAAGATGTATCATACGGCCCACCAGGAAATCCTCCACCATCGTTATCAATGACCTGCTCGTCCTCGCGAGGAACGTCAGGAACCTCATTCTCAACAATGTCATCCTCAACAACATTAGCCTCATGCTGACCCCTTCTACGAGCCGATGCTGTCGGTCTCTTTCGTGCCGCACTGTGTCTAGAACTCTCGGGTGCATCATTTGAACCACATCTAGATATATTTCCTCTGGTCCTAAccatatttgtaataaaataaaatacaagttAATACATAATACGTCATTACACAAtctgtttcaaaaaaaaaaaaaaacagaaacggattacacaatccggttaaaaaaaaaaatacagaaacggattacacaatccgtttcagaaaaaaaaatcagaaacgaatttcacaatccgtttcaaaaaaaaaataaataaatacagaaacggattacacaatccgtttcaaaaaaaaaaaaattcagaaacggattacacaatccgtttctaaaaaaaataaaaatgaaacggattacacaatccgtttcaagaaaaaaaaaatcagaaacggattacacaatccgtttcttaaaaaaaaatgaaacggaTTAAACATTCCgtttcagaaaagaaaaaaataacaccaCAACCCTTCCTCTCAAACGCACACCACTCATCAACACAACCCACCTTTCCAggattaacaaaaattaataaaaacctACATATAAAAACCTacttataaaatcaattaaaataaaaatatacacatgCATAAGAATATACGATGTCTAATATTAAAAAAGCAGTAATACTTACCTGCAAAAATTGGGAAGCCGCGAGAAAGGATGAAAGATGGTTTGTGGGAGAACAGGGAGAATGAGTGCGCGGAGGAGAAGGGAAGAGGAATGAGTGCGCTGTGGGGAGAAGGGCTGCTGCAGTGGGGAGAAGATTGAGTGTGTTGCAGTGGGGGAGAATGGGAGAATAATGCTTTGTGGGAGGCGTGGGAGGCTAGGTCAAAGATTCTAAAAAGTGGTGCAGTGCGTGCAGAGGGAATCTGCTTTTTATGGGGGTGCAGTGCATTAACTGGTTGTGAGGGGTGCAGGTTTGGGGGTGCAGTGCGGTAAAATTGAGAAAAGCAcagtaaagttttttttaaccaGGGGCAACGTTGGAAATAAAGTATGTTTTGGGGGTACAGGAGATTtgtttggaggtgcagggagaagcccccttAGTGTGTTCCaaaaaaataatccaaaatGATGGGGTgcaggaaaaaaatatataggtgcaggaagaaacagCCTTGATTCCCTCACTACATcttcagaaaaaaaagaaaaaatctccCCAAGAGTCTCCATTGCTGCAAGTCCTTTCTCAAACTAAAGCTACgtataaaagaaaacatgttttaaaaatagtgagaccaTATTTTATATGTGAAGTCAGTAtaaattgagaaataaaaaacttatacagtattttgttgagaaaaaaaaaactttttcgATCAAAAGACCACTTAGAAACACTATTAGAAAGAAACTAAGTTATCATCATTCAATATGTGACAATTCATTACCTATGTATCGGATAAAAAGAAAGCAACATAAGTATATGCAATTTAAAATGGAGTAATAGAATtcaaaattaacagaaaaaaaaatctataaatgaTCTTCTAAGGATTCATATTTTGATACATACAAAATACCAAGATACCATTAGCTTATACTCTAAAAATGTGCTTGATTActcttaaaacaaataaatttatcaacttGTAAGTtaaggtttgcacctcacttatggTGATCTGTAACGGATGGAACAAAATATCCAAGAAATCTTGTTAAGACAAGCATGTTAGGAGTGAACTTTAAGCTTaattcaaccccacaaaactgacttgtaaaGTGAGGTTTACACTcaacttatatactatgaaattaccttatttctagtcgatgtgagacttccaagaCCCTATGTACTAGAAGTTAACTTCACCTCTAGTCAATTTGAAATCTTTAATACATTGAAATGAAGATTTCAATGACTCAATAtacctaaaaaatataataataaagagtaaaatataaagtgtgactaacaaatttaaaacacaAACCAAAATGCATGTTAACCATTTCTTGATTTCAATAATTTAGAAAGTTGATGGTTAAAGAACCACTTGCTACCACCTTTTAATAAACTGAATAACCAACTCATTATCCACTTCTTGAGGAGTAAACAAAATTTTACTTCATCATCATAGCCATGAAAATTATACATTCTTTCATAAATCTACAATGTACTAAAAACGCAAAGACAacataatgaaaaagaaaaactgtaaaatttgatattttattataatatcacCATTTACTCAAGTATAATCCTCTTTTAGTTTGACCATttgtaataatttctttttcatacaCCAAATATGATCCAACCACATCTATCAAATTTGAAACTTGTTATAAAAGTGTTacatgtgacatcccatttctAATAGagtaatgtattaaaattttgcatcacataattataatataaaagagcaCACGACATGAAACATACATGTACTAACTATTACAGTTATCCATCATATACTCGGAAAGAAAGtttaggcacaccacgatgccataaAGAACACAAAAGTACTATTGTCTTGCAAAATACTGCTCATAGAGCAAGGAATTTAAAACTGAACACAAAGTTCTTCAAAAGGGACTCGACAGTGAGTCATAACCCAGACCATGGGAACCACCCTACACCGCAACATCGTCACCACCCTGAGAACCTCCAGGggtttccacatctgctcacaccaatagtATTAGTAATCATTGTAAAAAGGAAAACCAAGCAAAGAAACACACACCaagagaaagggtaagctaaagcaaaaattattttaatcatgttataGAGCAAATCAATAGTCAGATCATATTATGCATAAACAAAACAATAGGCACACAAATCATGTGAAAGCAAACAATTTGAAGACTCTATGACTCAATATCCGAATCATACTCTTGATACataattctaaaggaagtatgcgccTGTGCTGccttctaaactctgcagagtctagacgcaatgggttatcacccaacacacacaaggttaatcctctaatgtcttgggcccaatatgtcccaagactaggacctcctgtcactctcaccacataaattaTTCTACTCTATGTGAGCGTGAATAATTTTTAGAGTTCAGCgtaccttcctttatctagacatctcctatatcaaggtatacactaaccaccatcactAAGAGTTTCCattgaaactcttttaccaacaaaatCCACATGCCATATCAAGCATTCAATTCTCATGCCAAACCACCACCAACCATAAaatcatgttttccatttcatacacAACATAAGAAGATTCCATTCAATCTCAtgctttataaatgcataccaatgTCCAACCCAACCAAGTCATGGCTCATTACATAACAACATATTATGCAAAcgatttgggattttagaaataaaactgcagcttgtgtaaagctccaaaaattttgtatttatattcaaattaaagatgattgaatcaagaaccaaatgcaacaagaaccaacttaattgaataactatagagatatttatgcaccaaacaagcaacgAAGGTCAATgctgtcaacaaccaaactacagggaccttgcgataaaaactgctctcactacagagctctgatTCACGATctgaccggtcaaagtcaagaactaggtgttaaggatcagctgttaaaatttcagctcgattCAACTGTTAACGAGTCAGGAAagttaattttactaaaattgcATATCAGAAAAAAGACATAGTCGCCCAACGACAAAGGCACTCGCCCAGCGACATAGAGCCATAACAAGACAACTAGAATAAAAAGGTTGTGGTCTACTTACTAATTCTTAATGGTAGAACGTCTCTAGTTTTCCCTACATCAAAAACAACTTTAATGGTTATAAAAGGCTAAAACCCTTAAAACCCTAACACGCGACCTTAAGGGAACCACTCAAATATTGAACCTTATGTCATCTTACCTTGCGTGAAGAACTTACCTTCAACGAAATCAGCAGGGAACAATTTGGGGAATACTAGGGAACAACACGATTTGGGGAGGCCACGAATTCCAAATTGGCAAGGGAAATGAATAGATTTGGGGACGGTAAGGGAATGGATGAAAATTGAAGTGGACCGCTACTTTGGAATGAATAAATCGATGTGGAATGACTAAATAGTAAAGGAGATTTTGAATATGGTGGGAAATGAACTTCGAAccagaagagagaaaaaggggGTTTATAGGTGAAGTGAATGTGCTAGAAGAGATTTTGGAAAATGGAGGAAGTTTCTAAtcaccaaaagaaaaaaaagggagacaaaaattaaattcataaaaatttttcataatagacaaaaaattaattaagaaaagacatTTCTAAATGACATATTTTACAATAATAGTATGACATTTAAAAATGtggtgttttaaaaataatgtatgaCGGTTCTTAAAATATCGTATTATAATGTAAAAAACGACATTTTTAAAGAACTATCATATTAAAAACGTCATTATATACATGAGTTTTTATACTgaacatataatttatattaacatatattacgtataaaaatatatataatgcagAAAACCTTATAGTAcgtaaaaaaacatatataacgtACAAAAACTTTATAGTACGTACAAAGACATATATAACGTACAAAATCTTATAGTAcgtacaaatatatatatatatatatatatatatatatatatatatatatatatatatatatatatatatatataatgcatAAAATATTTCAGTCTTGTTTCTCTCCTTTGTGTCCGTTTGGGTTATTTCTAGacccataaatttaaatattaattgtaattCATTTCAGATTATGTGTGTTTACACCTATCTGAGTTGATAAGCCCACAAATTTGTTTAGGGTGTGTGTTGTTGCTATGGTTAGAAATCGATAAATGGTGTGTTTGCGTTTTATGATTTTTAGGTTTTTTGTCGCTGATTTGCGTCTCCTTTAGAAGTGGGCATTGTGACTGAACTTGCAGAGGAATTATGATACCTCAAATAGAGCTTATGGTGATACCGGTTCTTGAATGAAATTGTGTGATTTGTCTAAATAATTTTGATGATTGTTTGGGAATTGGATTTTAACCATGTATACATTTGGGTATGTAACCATCtcgttattttttattcatttagttaAAATGTAATTGAATTCATAGTTTCAAGATTTGCTTTGTTCCTTCTATTTGATGGTGCCATTTGTGATTGTTTGTGCATTACTTTTTTCTGTTCATTTCGAGTCCATGAATGTGTTATCTTGCTACTGTTTCTGGGTTTATTTTCGATTTGAATGTGTGATATAATATCTTTGCCATAAGAAGTTGGATTTCATGATTCATTTTGTAGaggtatttttgtttttggatgGATTTAACAGGTGATAAATGCTTAGTTCGAGTTGTTTAGGTTTTGTTTAATCATGGATTGTTCTGGAGATTGGTGGGGATGGCAAAGGAGTTGAATTCAATTTTGGTGATACTAAATAAGGGTCAATTAATTAAGTTGGGAATTATGTTTGTATTTTACGTCATTTATGggtgtttttgtattttacgtCTTTAATGTTTGTTTTAGTTGTATTTGGAGTTATCTTGATTCTTGGGTTGTGAAAGTTAGTTTgggatattattttattagaaaattgTAGAACGTAAAGATGTGTTTTATGACTTTTATTGGGTAGGGtttcattttcatgttttgCATATGAGAATTAAAAGGAGTATAaaggttttaaaataaatacatttgaagaataaaaaagtaataagtaggaaaaataagaaaatcaaaataaaattggataTGGGTTCAGCCTATTCTTGATTTATGTGATATGCATCCTCACACCTTAATATTTGCACTTCATAATAATATGTTGTTTGTACCCGaagtttttaattgtttttctttaccAAAACTTTGgaccctttttatttttaacgttgttagattttttttatatacttatagTAGTTTTAGCTCCTAATTTCTTTCATGTAAGTTTTGAACCAatttttataactaaataaagataaagtttgattatcatgtctagtcttggacttgcttgataattaaatgttttctttaaataaagtttgattatcatgtctagtctcggacttgcttgataattaaatatttttcttaaataaagtttgattatcatgtctagtctcggacttacttgataattgaatatttttattaaataaagtttgattatcatgtctagtctcggacttacttgataattaaatgtttttttctaaataaagtttgattatcATGTCTAGtttcggacttgcttgataattaaatgttttttttaaataaagtttgattatcATGTCTGGTctcagacttgcttgataattgaatatttttcttaaataaagtttgatagtctcagacttgcttgataattaaatatttttcttcaataaattttaattatcatgtctagtctcggacttgcttgataattaaatatttttcttaaatatattttaatcatcatGTCTGGTCTCAGACTTGTTTGATGGTAAATctttatcatgttgagtctcaGATTGACTTGATAAATAATACATGTTGAGTCTTAGATTGACTCGATAAATAATAcatatacattaaaatttaaaataaaaaataataatgataaaaaaggatattaatcaaattgaagtttttaataatttgttttcaaaagagAACTACGTAACCTTGATTTCTCATTTGTATTTGTATAAGAAGGTAGAACACTTTGTCAGacccaaatataaaaattttaaaaatgttttattcattcatattagtatgttttgtttgttttttttggaaaaataaatattttaaaattacattagtTTTGTACACTTGATTAAAGGGAACCGTCTTAGGACGAACGTGTTGGATGCTAATACCTTCGCCACAGGTAACCGACTCCCAGACTTGATCCGGTTTCgcaaaccatttttttttaggtttttcaTAGTTTCCCAAAAACTATGATGGCGATTCCcctttgtaaaaattatattttaaatagatgtttttcttttatgtttgtcGTCCCGTCACGATTTTTTCTGAGGTTGTGATAGATTGCGACTCCACTAGGAACTTTCAAGAGTCGACCCTATTAGTTGAgtgtgaaaaatatttgttgttttaaatatttgtttttcccaatttttttatattgactTTCGTATACAAATGCCTTTACTCATATTTGTGTTGATGTCATACCCCTTTGGTATACCAATTATACTATGAACATGTGCATTGTAAACGggattattattcatatttgtaTTGATGCTCTACTCCCTTGGTATCCTAATTATATTGTGGACAAGTGCATTGTATACATGTGTCTTTACTCATATTTTGATGCCATAATCCCTTGGTATCCGATATTCCAATTAAATTGT
This portion of the Vigna unguiculata cultivar IT97K-499-35 chromosome 6, ASM411807v1, whole genome shotgun sequence genome encodes:
- the LOC114188430 gene encoding protein MAIN-LIKE 1-like, translating into MVRTRGNISRCGSNDAPESSRHSAARKRPTASARRRGQHEANVVEDDIVENEVPDVPREDEQVIDNDGGGFPASGLSPLCDILYEYIDLGLVLGFVERWHPETNSFHLPIGEMTITLDDVSSLLHLSISGNFCSIENLEYEDSVQILTTLLGVDRAMACVELNQSRGAQVRLSWLRDLYHSCCENELWEFAARAYLLHLVGCTIFANKSATYVRTHYLDLFRDLSTCRTYGWGVAALVHLYEQLGDASFANTKQLAGYLPLLQAWIYEHFPTLGRKQVRDTYVETEPRALRYVTGRAISAIADVRVQLDGLTYDGMIWNPYVAHRAARQLVTHSMFSGFLRVGTVVQRHLPERVLRQFGFIQPIPRPPSSVPMMDFEAIDDRWKKHEQFVVHQVVQAPAPFSCSDGYLQWFRRVSHPYILRGAEADRPSLVLVPRLRRNLPDDITVQRTSPSSSSSGLLGLVKRIVGGLQRMIDCRDVTEGTVAWDRTHELLQMAQDGLEEEETRGGRRVRGRRPSTSG
- the LOC114188762 gene encoding uncharacterized protein LOC114188762 translates to MWTRLSFSNVSSSQSEGQLSIQREVDLLLNLFKEVDIAGKVTIKHKLLDIVSPSMTSMLPPPSKVKTKGAAKSHRSKKSTKRDPSYFEHVDAFIESSRQDTFVAKTENKVKSKRVIEEKVIPMLEQFNPVFHPYILDVVDVVADGHCGYRCIAALLGMGEESWPLIRHDLYKELSQWRDEYATLVGGYDRLEELRKSLLVQSPSGANRDKWMTIPDIGYAIANRYNVILVCLSSVQNLTIFPLRTSPPTSQSQHRLICIGHVYNSHFVQVRLQEGCPLPTVDIISSSNCYPKAKGWASFYRDRMQAFLDLHIVDRSYVDLMED